Proteins co-encoded in one Papaver somniferum cultivar HN1 chromosome 5, ASM357369v1, whole genome shotgun sequence genomic window:
- the LOC113284369 gene encoding uncharacterized protein ycf45-like, translated as MKALSSSSLLGSYCSSINSSFCFGFSNHYSFNPNLSIRKKKRNYLPRINSLNAVVKGGESVDGFFVVDDDLQALFGILPEDLRNNLQNDPKRGQLIEVILDLGRYPEARFLGESGGHYLRNTEVSMKELEEAQSVVGEFGGDNRAGIEGTLHRISAIRSRKGLIVGLTCRVGRAISGHIDMVHDLLQYGESILFLGRPGVGKTTVMREMARVLADELHKRVVIVDTSNEIGGDGDIPHSAIGGARRMQVPEPSMQHKVMIEAVENHMPEVILVDEIGTEAESLACRSIAERGVMLIGTAHGEVLVNIIKNHILCDLIGGVETVTLGDDEARARRCQKTILERKGPPTFPFLIEMRERNYWVTHRTERSVDMLLHGKKPLVEVRKRDDQFKVVIERWKAYDGDGI; from the exons ATGAAAGCATTGtcatcatcatcactgctggGTTCTTATTGCTCTTCTATCAATTCCAGTTTTTGTTTCGGCTTTTCCAACCATTACTCGTTCAATCCTAATCTATCCATTCGCAAGAAGAAGAGGAACTATTTGCCTCGAATAAACAGTCTTAATGCTGTTGTTAAAGGAGGAGAATCAGTTGATGGATTTTTTGTTGTAGATGATGATCTTCAAGCACTATTTGGG ATTTTACCAGAAGATTTGCGAAATAATCTACAAAATGATCCAAAAAGAGGACAACTTATAGAGGTTATATTAGATTTAGGTCGTTATCCTGAAGCACGTTTTCTTGGTGAATCTGGTGGACATTATTTGAGGAATACTGAG GTGTCGATGAAAGAGTTGGAAGAAGCTCAAAGTGTTGTTGGAGAATTTGGAGGGGATAATAGGGCAGGTATTGAAGGTACATTGCATAGGATATCTGCAATTAGGAGTCGAAAAGGGTTGATTGTTGGTTTAACTTGTAGAGTTGGAAGAGCTATTAGTGGTCACATTGATATGGTTCATGATCTTCTTCAGTATGGAGAGAGCATCTTGTTTCTTGGGAG GCCTGGAGTAGGCAAGACTACTGTCATGCGTGAGATGGCTCGTGTACTGGCGGATGAACTTCACAAACGAGTG GTGATTGTAGACACCAGCAATGAGATAGGAGGTGATGGTGATATTCCCCATTCAGCAATTGGGGGTGCACGGAGAATGCAGGTTCCAGAGCCATCCATGCAGCACAAAGTCATGATTGAGGCAGTAGAGAATCACATGCCTGAGGTGATCCTAGTTGATGAAATCGGTACTGAAGCAGAATCCCTTGCTTGCCGTTCTATTGCAGAAAGAGGGGTGATGCTCATCGGCACTGCTCATGGGGAAGTGCTCGTGAATATAATTAAGAATCATATTCTCTGTGATCTG ATTGGTGGAGTGGAAACTGTTACTTTAGGAGATGATGAAGCACGAGCTAGACGTTGTCAGAAAACTATTCTTGAAAGGAAAGGTCCTCCAACATTCCCTTTCCTGATTGAGATGAGGGAAAGAAATTACTGGGTAACACATCGG acagaAAGGAGTGTTGATATGTTACTGCATGGGAAAAAGCCATTGGTTGAG GTTAGAAAGAGGGATGATCAGTTCAAGGTTGTGATAGAGAGATGGAAAGCATATGATGGAGATGGGATTTAA
- the LOC113284370 gene encoding uncharacterized protein LOC113284370, producing MASAAVLRHQPAVHSSNFIIKANTTRRISSSLRLVVRAAAGNTEKMAAEKMGIKIEKNPDESKLTSLGVRTWPKWGCPPSKFPWTYDSKETCFLLKGKVKVIPDGESDFVEFGAGDLVEFPKGMKCTWDVTETVDKHYKFE from the exons ATGGCAAGCGCTGCAGTTCTTAGACATCAACCAGCAGTGCATTCTTCTAACTTCATCATCAAAGCCAATACCACACGCAGAATCTCATCGTCACTAAGATTAGTAGTCAGGGCAGCAGCTGGGAATACAGAGAAAATGGCAGCTGAAAAAATGGGGATTAAGATTGAGAAGAATCCTGATGAATCCAAACTCACCAGCCTTGGTGTCAGGACTTGGCCCA AGTGGGGATGTCCTCCAAGCAAATTCCCATGGACATATGATTCAAAGGAAACATGTTTTCTCTTGAAAGGCAAAGTAAAAGTGATTCCTGATGGTGAGAGTGACTTTGTGGAGTTTGGTGCTGGTGACTTAGTGGAATTCCCAAAAGGAATGAAGTGTACATGGGATGTTACAGAAACCGTAGACAAGCACTACAAATTTGAATAA